The Solanum lycopersicum chromosome 6, SLM_r2.1 genome has a window encoding:
- the LOC101253798 gene encoding uncharacterized protein, translating to MIVVPQHRDQNYLESRAHGPTRFGSFGSPPSGGFMEVNCRAFESRAGLYHTKSKSCKKPVIKRALTGSLSPKTRPPLTSLPVNTVKSHSEDQKKSGKTAQNFMVSIPFNLKVDVGSRNEGSLNDELPFSELWAGPAYSNSPPPSSLPMPKFFLRPKRNASLEFPTSACDIHLRPIAKSAPASPTRESSLSPGIVFDNTDSVTQTLRRMLNLETNAQILLETNDG from the coding sequence ATGATTGTTGTTCCTCAGCATCGGGATCAAAACTATTTGGAAAGTAGGGCACATGGCCCTACTCGATTTGGGTCATTTGGTTCACCTCCCTCTGGTGGGTTCATGGAGGTAAATTGTCGGGCTTTTGAGTCCAGGGCAGGTTTATATCATACCAAATCGAAGTCTTGCAAGAAACCTGTCATCAAACGGGCCCTCACGGGTTCCTTATCTCCCAAAACGCGACCACCTTTAACATCACTGCCTGTTAATACTGTCAAGTCTCATTCTGAAGATCAAAAGAAATCAGGAAAAACAGCCCAAAATTTCATGGTTTCGATACCATTTAACCTCAAAGTGGATGTAGGTTCTAGGAATGAGGGTTCCTTGAATGATGAGTTACCGTTTTCTGAACTATGGGCTGGGCCAGCGTATTCAAATTCTCCTCCTCCTAGTTCTTTGCCCATGCCCAAATTTTTTCTCAGGCCTAAAAGGAATGCCTCTCTTGAGTTTCCTACTTCAGCATGTGATATTCATTTACGTCCCATTGCCAAGTCTGCACCAGCATCTCCAACCAGGGAGAGCAGTCTTTCTCCGGGAATTGTGTTTGACAATACTGACTCAGTGACACAGACTCTTCGTCGCATGCTCAACCTTGAAACTAATGCCCAAATTCTCCTTGAAACTAATGATGGATGA